Proteins co-encoded in one Paracrocinitomix mangrovi genomic window:
- a CDS encoding YicC/YloC family endoribonuclease: MLFLFKEFSMIQSMTGFGKASGTFSNKKITIEIRSLNSKNLDVFVRMPTVYKEKEIELRKYLGDQLDRGKIECNFVIESHGEEKSYSINKELAGRYYAEIVDLAGFLELNTDDVLNTILKMPDIIVSDVDEVNEEEWTFIMKLVKEAVDHHKNFRIHEGEALHQEFKTRIENIKAAFAQIPQYEKERIEDIKNRIESNLEEFVGGAKVDKNRFEQELIYYIEKIDIAEEKQRLAKHLDYFLEIMDQPISQGKKLGFISQEIGREINTLGSKSYHSEMQKLVVDMKDELEKIKEQVLNTL, encoded by the coding sequence ATGTTATTTTTGTTCAAAGAATTCTCTATGATTCAATCAATGACAGGTTTCGGAAAAGCTTCTGGAACATTCTCTAATAAAAAAATCACCATTGAGATTAGATCTCTCAACAGTAAAAACCTGGACGTATTCGTCAGAATGCCTACTGTTTATAAAGAAAAGGAAATTGAGCTTAGAAAGTATCTAGGAGATCAATTAGACAGAGGTAAAATAGAATGCAACTTTGTTATCGAGTCTCACGGAGAAGAAAAGTCATACTCTATCAATAAAGAATTGGCAGGTAGATATTATGCAGAAATTGTTGACCTGGCCGGATTTCTTGAACTCAATACGGATGATGTATTGAACACAATTCTTAAAATGCCGGATATTATTGTTTCAGATGTTGATGAGGTAAACGAAGAAGAATGGACTTTTATCATGAAACTGGTAAAAGAAGCAGTTGATCACCATAAGAACTTCAGAATTCACGAAGGTGAAGCTTTACATCAAGAGTTTAAAACAAGAATCGAAAATATCAAGGCTGCTTTTGCCCAAATTCCTCAATACGAAAAAGAGAGAATAGAAGACATTAAAAACAGAATTGAAAGCAATTTAGAAGAGTTTGTTGGTGGGGCAAAGGTAGATAAAAACAGATTTGAGCAAGAATTGATTTACTACATTGAAAAAATTGATATTGCTGAAGAAAAACAACGTTTGGCTAAGCACCTGGATTACTTTTTAGAAATCATGGATCAGCCAATTTCTCAAGGAAAAAAATTAGGATTCATCTCTCAGGAAATAGGTAGAGAAATAAATACCCTGGGATCAAAATCTTACCACTCAGAAATGCAAAAATTGGTGGTAGATATGAAAGATGAATTAGAAAAAATTAAAGAGCAGGTTTTAAATACCCTCTAA
- the gmk gene encoding guanylate kinase, which yields MSDYEVKDFPITGKCIIFSAPSGAGKTTLVHYLLRNVDDLEFSVSAASRKPRGREENGIDYHFMSSEQFEQKIKENEFIEWEEVYEGMYYGTLKSEIKRAWDNNKVVVFDVDAEGGINLKKIFGKNALSVFIKPPSLFVLEQRLRDRRTETEESIQKRLKKANQELEKADQFDYVLLNDNLENACFEAKEMVTNFINN from the coding sequence ATGTCAGATTACGAAGTGAAAGACTTTCCCATCACGGGTAAATGTATTATTTTCTCGGCGCCATCCGGAGCAGGAAAAACTACCCTTGTTCACTACCTTTTAAGAAATGTAGATGATCTTGAATTTTCTGTTTCAGCAGCAAGTAGAAAACCAAGAGGCAGAGAAGAAAACGGGATAGATTATCACTTTATGTCTTCAGAACAGTTTGAGCAAAAAATCAAAGAGAATGAATTCATTGAATGGGAAGAAGTATATGAAGGAATGTACTACGGAACATTAAAATCAGAGATTAAAAGAGCCTGGGACAATAATAAAGTAGTTGTGTTTGATGTAGATGCAGAAGGAGGAATTAATCTTAAAAAGATTTTTGGTAAAAATGCCCTCTCAGTTTTTATTAAACCACCTTCTCTTTTTGTTTTGGAACAAAGATTAAGAGATAGAAGAACAGAAACTGAAGAAAGTATTCAAAAGAGATTAAAGAAGGCAAATCAGGAATTGGAAAAGGCAGATCAATTTGATTATGTTTTGCTCAATGATAATCTTGAAAATGCCTGTTTTGAAGCCAAGGAGATGGTGACAAATTTCATCAATAATTAA
- the nadD gene encoding nicotinate (nicotinamide) nucleotide adenylyltransferase: MKNVGLFFGSFNPVHVGHLILANHIVDTTNMDEVWMVVSPHNPHKSKSNLLADHHRLALVNIAVEDNYKLKASNIEFDLPKPSYTVFTLQVLKEKYPDSKFTLIMGEDNLRTLHKWKNYEYIIENHQILVYPRVLTILEAANEDKSENDFEKHDNVILLEDVPLMKISSSFIRNAIKNGQDVRYLLTEKVYHYLDEMNFYK; this comes from the coding sequence ATGAAAAATGTAGGATTATTTTTCGGATCATTTAACCCGGTACATGTTGGTCACTTGATATTGGCCAATCATATTGTTGATACAACAAACATGGATGAGGTTTGGATGGTTGTTTCGCCTCATAATCCGCATAAATCTAAGAGCAATTTATTGGCAGATCATCACAGACTGGCATTAGTAAATATTGCGGTTGAAGACAATTATAAACTCAAAGCTTCCAATATTGAGTTTGATTTGCCAAAACCATCATACACCGTATTTACACTTCAGGTTCTAAAAGAAAAATATCCGGATTCAAAGTTCACTTTGATAATGGGAGAAGATAATTTGCGAACACTTCATAAGTGGAAAAATTACGAGTACATTATAGAAAATCATCAGATTTTAGTTTATCCAAGAGTGCTTACAATACTAGAAGCAGCTAATGAAGACAAATCAGAGAATGATTTCGAAAAACATGATAATGTTATCTTGTTAGAAGATGTACCTTTGATGAAAATATCTTCAAGTTTTATTAGAAATGCCATCAAAAATGGACAAGACGTAAGGTATTTGTTGACTGAAAAAGTCTATCATTATTTGGACGAAATGAATTTTTATAAGTGA
- a CDS encoding CopD family protein, whose translation MNTYLLIKSLHLIFVVSWFAGLFYAVRIFVYHAEAGLKDEPEKSILQKQYKLMSKRVWSIIAWPAMILAVGFGTWMLIDNPGLLKLPFMHAKLAFVAGLIVYHFLCFKFHKDQQKNNDKKSGNFYRMWNEVATLFLVAIVFIIIMRSEVDWIYGTVGFVLFGVALMMAVKIYKRAREKSQN comes from the coding sequence GTGAATACCTATCTACTCATAAAATCACTACACCTCATCTTTGTGGTATCCTGGTTTGCCGGATTGTTTTATGCAGTGCGTATTTTCGTGTATCATGCAGAAGCGGGATTAAAAGATGAACCTGAAAAATCTATCCTCCAAAAACAGTATAAACTAATGTCTAAAAGAGTGTGGTCAATAATTGCCTGGCCCGCCATGATTTTAGCTGTTGGTTTTGGAACCTGGATGCTTATTGATAATCCCGGACTACTAAAGTTGCCTTTTATGCATGCTAAGTTGGCATTCGTGGCCGGATTAATCGTCTATCACTTTCTTTGTTTCAAGTTTCACAAGGATCAACAAAAAAATAATGACAAAAAATCAGGGAACTTTTATCGTATGTGGAACGAAGTAGCAACCCTTTTCTTAGTGGCTATTGTGTTTATTATTATCATGCGTAGCGAAGTAGACTGGATTTACGGCACAGTTGGTTTTGTCCTGTTTGGTGTGGCTTTGATGATGGCCGTAAAAATCTATAAAAGAGCCAGAGAAAAATCTCAGAATTAG